The window GGTGAAATCGGCCGCAGGAACTGAATGATGGGATTGCATATGGCGTTGACGAGCTGGTGTCGTCCGAGAACGATGCCCAGCGGAATGCCGACCAGAACCGCGAGATAGAAGCCTACCGTGACCCGGAAAAGGCTGGCTATCGTGTGCCGAAGCAGGCTGCCGTCGGCAAGCAGTTCGCCCAGGCTGCTGAAAACCTGGCCGGGACCGGGGAATACCTGGACATTCCAGCCGGAGAAGCGCGCCAGCAGTTCCCAGGCCAGCAGGAATAAACCCAGGGCGAGGCCGAAAGGGGCCAGCGGTTGTCGGTTAAACCATCTCTGCGGCGGTTGTTTTTTTGCGTTCATCAAAGACTCGGCGACCTTCAGAAAGCGGTTTGTGGTTCATGTCTGAATCAGAAAGCGTTGTAAATTAAATGGATGCCGACGAGCGTCAGGAAAAAGATAAAAATCTCTTTCAGCAATCTTTCATTAATCCGTTCGCTGATGGCCGGGCCCAACTGGCCGCCGAGCAGAACTCCGGGCGCGGCCCAGGCCAGCGCCTGCCAGCAGGGGTGATGCCCCAGTCCCAGATGAAAAAGCACTCCCAGAAGACAAACGCCGAAAATCGTCATGACGCTGGTCGCGATCGCCGTGCTCATCCTTAGGTTCATCTTGTTATGCATGAGCGGAATTATCCATTCCCCGATGCTGACGCTCAGCATGCCGCTGAAGACCGCCATCAGGGAGATGAGGGGCAGGTATTTTCCGGTTTTACCGGTTTCGGCCCGCAAGTCTCCTTGATTGTCATATTTCCGGTTCGAGGAAACGAAGAGGAAGGCGGTCGCCATCGCCAGCAGCCCGATGATCATCTCGGTATGCTTGGGACTGATGGCCCCGGTCAGGCGGGCGCCGATCATGACGCCGGGAGCGGTGGCCGCGAGCATGATGCTCGTCAATCTTAAATCAACTCGCTTTTGCCGAAGATAGGCCAAACCTCCCGACCCCATGCCGACGGTCTGAATTGCCAGGGAGGTAAGCACGGAAATTTCCGGCGTTAATTTCAGCGCGATCAAAAGAAACGGCATCCAGAGAATGCCTCCGCCGATGCCGACTATCGAAGAGATCATGGCGATAACGATGCCGGCCGGGAAAGCGGCCCAGTAACTAAACATGCGGCGGTTGGTCGATGGTATAAAATTCAAAACAGTTGATAACTTCTCTCAGTTTCGCCAATTGCTGATCGAGAAGCGCCAGGTTTTCTCCGGCGGTGAATAATGCCTCGGCCGGCGGGGAATCCCGGTTCAGCAGGCTCGCCGTTTCGGCAATCAGTTCTTTCCCGGCGGCGCAGGTGTTAAGTGAAAAATGGATGATTTCCTGAAGGTTGCTCGACATTTCATTGATGACGTTTCCCAGCTCCGCCAGTTCATTGTCGGTGTCGATACGAATTGTCCGACTGAGATCGCCCATGGATATCTCCCTGGAGGTTTCGATCATGTATTGCAGCGGGCGCGTGATGTTTTTGATAAACATCGTTAAGACAATTACCACCACCGACATGATAATGCCGAGCATTAAAATCATTTTATTTCTGAGCGTGACCAAGGGTTGAAAAACGTCCTGGTCGTTGATGGCCTGGCCGACGGTCTGTTCGCTGTGGGCCTGCCAGAGTTCTCTAAATTCACTGCCGGAGGTTTCGATGACGAATTCCATCCCCACCATGACAGCCGCAAAACCAAT of the Pseudomonadota bacterium genome contains:
- a CDS encoding sulfite exporter TauE/SafE family protein translates to MFSYWAAFPAGIVIAMISSIVGIGGGILWMPFLLIALKLTPEISVLTSLAIQTVGMGSGGLAYLRQKRVDLRLTSIMLAATAPGVMIGARLTGAISPKHTEMIIGLLAMATAFLFVSSNRKYDNQGDLRAETGKTGKYLPLISLMAVFSGMLSVSIGEWIIPLMHNKMNLRMSTAIATSVMTIFGVCLLGVLFHLGLGHHPCWQALAWAAPGVLLGGQLGPAISERINERLLKEIFIFFLTLVGIHLIYNAF
- a CDS encoding HAMP domain-containing protein, coding for MTVKFRYTLQRTMITYLLLIGFAAVMVGMEFVIETSGSEFRELWQAHSEQTVGQAINDQDVFQPLVTLRNKMILMLGIIMSVVVIVLTMFIKNITRPLQYMIETSREISMGDLSRTIRIDTDNELAELGNVINEMSSNLQEIIHFSLNTCAAGKELIAETASLLNRDSPPAEALFTAGENLALLDQQLAKLREVINCFEFYTIDQPPHV